From Canis lupus familiaris isolate Mischka breed German Shepherd chromosome 16, alternate assembly UU_Cfam_GSD_1.0, whole genome shotgun sequence, one genomic window encodes:
- the LOC102151149 gene encoding ral guanine nucleotide dissociation stimulator-like isoform X1, translating into MFSCCRPTSGGSGSQEPQGCRLFQCCRLWLQHKNQRLRAFMRRRRQGARASAGKAPPICPTKPSRTELLEQEFQQLLPALLRRDVISVFIFLDNCHGFATTDEVLDLLFTKYGCIAAACGGDDAVLQRWKLAICCILETWMDYYQEDFCRLPQSASLKKILEFIRQRMPGTDVELRARRYLQQLRRLHAAEPEAGATASARAKDPEALPEPAPAPTVGPAASDGPEVLEAALAAGAEGLAPAEVPAGEAKPLQIVVTALDHGCALDEPRAPAATPEEEQALAPAIGVPRVPEPPIASGTTGFNLCAAP; encoded by the exons ATGTTCTCCTGCTGCCGGCCCACCtctgggggctctggctcccaggaaccccaggggtgCCGCTTGTTCCAATGCTGTAGGCTTTGGCTCCAGCATAAAAACCAACGCCTCAGGGCGTTTATGAGGAGGCGCCGTCAG ggtGCAAGGGCCTCGGCCGGGAAGGCGCCTCCCATCTGCCCGACGAAGCCCAGCCGGACGGAGCTGCTGGAGCAGGAATTCCAACAACTGCTGCCCGCCTTGCTGCGCAGGGATGTCATCTCCGTTTTCATCTTTTTAGACAACTGTCATGGATTTGCCACCACCGACGAGGTGCTGGATCTGCTGTTTACGAA ATATGGGTGCATCGCAGCTGCGTGTGGTGGCGACGACGCGGTCCTGCAGCGCTGGAAACT ggccatctgCTGCATCCTGGAGACATGGATGGACTATTATCAGGAGGACTTTTGTCGGCTCCCCCAATCTGCCTCCCTGAAGAAGATTCTGGAATTCATAAGGCAGCGCATGCCAGGCACAGACGTGGAGCTCCGTGCCCGGCGTTACCTGCAACAACTCAGACGCCTCCATGCAgcggagccagaggctgggg CTACAGCTTCGGCCCGAGCAAAAGACCCTGAAGCACTTCCGGAGCCCGCCCCAGCCCCAACTGTGGGGCCTGCTGCCTCGGATGGGCCTGAAGTGCTCGAGGCCgccctggctgctggggctgagggcttggcCCCAGCTGAGGTGCCAGCTGGGGAGGCGAAGCCCCTGCAGATAGTGGTCACTGCTCTAGATCACGGCTGCGCCCTGGACGAGCCACGTGCACCTGCGGCCACCCCGGAGGAGGAGCAGGCCCTGGCACCTGCAATCGGGGTCCCCAGAGTGCCAGAGCCGCCAATTGCCTCTGGGACAACTGGCTTCAACCTCTGCGCAGCCCCCTGA